One genomic region from Rosa rugosa chromosome 1, drRosRugo1.1, whole genome shotgun sequence encodes:
- the LOC133725378 gene encoding ABC transporter C family member 8-like isoform X4, which produces MKNLVLRAIAKVYMKENIWLVFCAFLKTIAVVASPLILYGFVSYSNSETESLSEGLMLVGCLIIAKVVESLSERCWFFESRRCGMRIRSALMVAVYRKQLKLSSLGRTRHSAGEIVNYIAVDAYRMGEFLWWFHSMWSLSLQLLLCIVVLYVVVGVGALPGLIPLIICGLLNVPFAKVLQKRQSQIMVAQDERLRATSEILNSIKIIKLQSWEEKFKNSIDSLREREFKPLAEAQVHKAYGTVLFWMAPTIISSVVFVGCIVFQSAPLNAITIFTVLAALKSMGDPVRVIPEALSVMIQVKVSFDRLNAFLIDEEIMDNEIRELTSQNSDDILKVEKGMFSWNPESRIPNLTDVNLEVQWEQKVAVCGSVGAGKSSLLLAILGEIPKVSGNVDVFGTIAYVSQTSWIQSGTVRDNILYRRPMEKSKYQETIKACALDKDIDSFQHGDLTEIGQRGINLSGGQKQRIQLARAVYSDADIYLLDDPFSAVDATTAAILFHDCVKVALAKKTVILVTHQVEFLSEVDNILVMEGGRITQSGSYEGLLTKGTAFEQLVNAHRDAVTTLDSPNYQTQEESEKEDMIQPEESQRTNLTGETEGDTSMAGIPGVQLTEEEEKEIGDVSWKSCWDYIFVSKGTLLLFSGILSQFCFSIFLAASTYWLALGIKIPNITSATLIGVYTAISSLCAVFVFLRSYSAAHMGLKASRAFFEGFTDAIFKAPMLFFDSTPVGRILTRASSDLSTLDFEIPFSIMFTVSAVIQLLTTIAVLASVIWEVLIVAILATVAAQYIQRYCQASARELTRINGTTKAPVMNYAAETSLGVVTIRAFKMVNRFFDDYLKLVDTDARLFFHSNATREWLILRTEALQNLTLYATGFLLVLLPKGYISSGLVGLSLSYALTLTTTQIYLTQWYCNLANNIISVERIKQFMQISPEPPAIVEDKRPPFSWPQKGRIELHCLEIKYRPNSPLVLKGITCTFQEGTRIGVVGRTGSGKSTLISALFRLVEPSSGKIIIDGLDICSVGLKDLRMKLSIIPQETTLFRGTIRTNLDPLGLYSDNEIWTALEKCQLKATVSSLPNLLDSSVSDEGENWSAGQRQLFCLGRVLLKRNRILVLDEATASIDSATDATLQRIIRQEFAECTVIIVAHRVPTVIDSDKVMVLSDGKLVEYEEPSKLLDTNSYFSKLVAEYWSSSKTN; this is translated from the exons ATGAAGAACCTGGTTCTCAGAGCCATAGCAAAAGTTTacatgaaagaaaatatatggTTAGTATTTTGTGCATTCCTCAAGACTATTGCAGTTGTAGCTTCCCCTCTTATACTCTATGGTTTTGTAAGTTACTCAAACAGTGAGACGGAAAGCCTCTCTGAAGGCCTCATGTTAGTAGGGTGTCTAATTATCGCCAAAGTTGTTGAATCTCTGAGCGAGAGATGCTGGTTCTTTGAGTCGAGAAGGTGTGGAATGAGAATAAGGTCAGCCTTAATGGTGGCAGTTTATCGAAAGCAGCTGAAGCTTTCTAGTTTGGGAAGGACAAGGCACTCAGCTGGAGAGATTGTGAACTACATAGCGGTGGATGCTTATCGAATGGGTGAGTTCCTCTGGTGGTTCCATTCAATGTGGAGCCTTTCATTGCAACTATTGCTTTGCATTGTTGTTCTTTATGTGGTGGTAGGTGTTGGTGCTCTGCCTGGCTTAATTCCTCTAATTATTTGTGGTCTCCTCAATGTGCCATTTGCAAAGGTACTACAGAAGCGTCAGTCCCAAATCATGGTAGCTCAAGATGAGAGGCTTAGAGCCACTTCTGAGATCCTAAATAGTATAAAAATCATTAAGTTGCAATCATGGGAAGAGAAGTTCAAGAACTCGATTGATTCCCTTCGCGAAAGAGAGTTCAAACCATTGGCTGAGGCACAAGTACACAAGGCTTATGGAACTGTTTTGTTCTGGATGGCACCAACTATCATTTCTTCAGTTGTTTTTGTAGGATGCATTGTTTTCCAGAGTGCTCCTCTAAATGCAATTACCATATTTACGGTTCTAGCAGCCTTGAAGAGCATGGGAGACCCTGTCCGAGTTATACCAGAAGCTCTTTCAGTAATGATCCAAGTCAAGGTCTCATTTGATCGGCTTAATGCTTTTTTGATTGATGAAGAGATAATGGATAATGAAATAAGAGAACTCACATCACAGAATTCAGATGACATCTTAAAAGTAGAAAAAGGTATGTTCAGCTGGAATCCTGAATCAAGAATCCCAAATCTGACAGATGTGAATTTAGAAGTACAATGGGAGCAAAAAGTTGCAGTTTGTGGATCAGTTGGTGCTGGAAAATCATCTCTTTTGCTTGCTATTCTTGGAGAAATTCCCAAAGTCTCTGGAAAT GTTGATGTATTTGGAACCATTGCCTATGTTTCTCAGACATCTTGGATACAAAGTGGGACAGTTCGCGATAACATACTTTATAGGAGGCCAATGGAGAAGTCTAAATATCAGGAGACCATAAAAGCTTGTGCTTTGGATAAAGATATTGATAGCTTTCAGCACGGGGATCTTACTGAAATAGGGCAGAGGGGCATTAACTTGAGCGGAGGACAGAAGCAAAGGATTCAGCTAGCAAGAGCTGTCTATAGTGATGCTGATATCTATCTACTTGATGATCCCTTTAGTGCAGTTGATGCAACTACAGCTGCAATTTTATTTCAt GATTGTGTCAAGGTTGCTTTAGCAAAGAAAACTGTGATTCTGGTGACTCATCAAGTTGAATTTCTCTCAGAAGTTGATAACATCTTG GTAATGGAGGGCGGAAGAATTACTCAATCCGGAAGCTATGAGGGTCTCTTGACAAAAGGAACTGCATTTGAGCAGCTTGTGAATGCTCATAGAGATGCAGTAACAACATTGGACAGCCCAAACTACCAAACCCAAGAAGAATCTGAGAAGGAAGATATGATCCAGCCAGAAGAGTCTCAAAGGACTAATCTCACTGGTGAAACTGAAGGGGATACTTCCATGGCGGGCATTCCTGGGGTTCAGctaacagaagaagaagagaaagagattgGTGATGTTAGCTGGAAGTCCTGTTGGGATTATATTTTTGTTTCCAAGGGAACACTTCTTCTATTCTCAGGGATATTATCAcagttttgtttttctatttttctggCTGCTTCAACTTATTGGCTAGCTCTAGGCATTAAGATTCCTAATATAACCAGTGCTACACTGATTGGAGTTTACACTGCAATTTCTTCACTCTGTGCTGTCTTTGTATTTCTAAGGTCATATTCTGCAGCCCATATGGGATTAAAAGCTTCTAGAGCCTTTTTTGAAGGTTTCACCGATGCTATATTTAAAGCTCCCATGTTGTTCTTTGACTCAACCCCTGTTGGGAGGATTTTAACACGA GCTTCATCAGATTTAAGTACTCTAGATTTTGAGATACCCTTCTCCATTATGTTTACTGTTTCGGCTGTTATTCAACTGCTGACAACTATTGCAGTTCTGGCTTCCGTGATATGGGAAGTTCTCATTGTAGCTATTCTCGCTACTGTTGCTGCACAATACATTCAG AGATATTGTCAAGCCTCTGCAAGGGAACTAACAAGAATCAATGGAACAACCAAAGCTCCTGTTATGAATTATGCAGCTGAAACATCACTCGGAGTGGTCACTATAAGGGCTTTTAAAATGGTCAACAGGTTCTTCGACGACTACCTAAAGCTAGTTGACACTGATGCCAGACTGTTCTTTCATTCTAATGCAACCAGGGAGTGGTTAATATTAAGGACAGAAGCACTTCAGAATTTGACCCTTTACGCCACTGGTTTTCTCCTTGTTTTACTTCCTAAGGGATACATTTCTTCAG GGCTTGTGGGGCTCTCTCTTTCTTACGCCTTAACACTCACAACAACACAAATTTATCTGACTCAATGGTATTGCAACttagcaaacaacataatatCAGTTGAAAGGATAAAACAATTCATGCAGATTTCACCAGAGCCACCTGCAATTGTGGAGGACAAGAGGCCACCATTTTCATGGCCTCAAAAGGGTAGAATAGAGCTGCATTGTCTGGAG ATAAAATATCGTCCGAATTCTCCACTAGTTCTCAAGGGGATCACTTGCACATTTCAAGAAGGGACTAGAATAGGAGTTGTTGGAAGGACAGGAAGTGGAAAAAGTACACTCATAAGTGCTTTGTTTCGTTTAGTAGAGCCGAGCAGTGGAAAAATTATTATAGATGGACTTGATATCTGTTCTGTTGGTCTAAAAGATTTGAGAATGAAGCTCAGCATCATCCCTCAAGAAACAACTCTTTTTAGGGGCACCATCCGAACCAACTTGGATCCTCTAGGCCTTTACTCGGACAATGAAATATGGACG GCTTTAGAAAAGTGTCAGCTCAAGGCAACAGTCAGCAGCCTGCCTAATCTGTTAGACTCATCTG TGAGTGATGAAGGGGAAAATTGGAGCGCTGGGCAGCGCCAGTTGTTTTGCCTTGGAAGAGTGCTTCTCAAGAGGAACAGAATTCTAGTTCTAGATGAGGCTACTGCTTCCATCGACTCTGCAACAGATGCCACTCTACAAAGAATCATCAGGCAGGAATTTGCAGAATGCACTGTGATAATTGTAGCTCATAGAGTCCCAACAGTCATAGACAGTGACAAAGTTATGGTCCTCTCTGATG GGAAGCTGGTGGAGTATGAAGAACCTTCAAAGCTATTGGATACCAACTCCTacttctccaagcttgtagCTGAATATTGGTCCAGTAGCAAGACAAACTGA
- the LOC133725378 gene encoding ABC transporter C family member 8-like isoform X2, giving the protein MCTLRNPSNSVDKRGMDSSLSEPLLAQNSAGKTQQTELGHASFLSKLIFSWINPLLKLGFSKTLALEDIPSLVSEDKANVAYQKFANAFESLSREKSSSTMKNLVLRAIAKVYMKENICYSNSETESLSEGLMLVGCLIIAKVVESLSERCWFFESRRCGMRIRSALMVAVYRKQLKLSSLGRTRHSAGEIVNYIAVDAYRMGEFLWWFHSMWSLSLQLLLCIVVLYVVVGVGALPGLIPLIICGLLNVPFAKVLQKRQSQIMVAQDERLRATSEILNSIKIIKLQSWEEKFKNSIDSLREREFKPLAEAQVHKAYGTVLFWMAPTIISSVVFVGCIVFQSAPLNAITIFTVLAALKSMGDPVRVIPEALSVMIQVKVSFDRLNAFLIDEEIMDNEIRELTSQNSDDILKVEKGMFSWNPESRIPNLTDVNLEVQWEQKVAVCGSVGAGKSSLLLAILGEIPKVSGNVDVFGTIAYVSQTSWIQSGTVRDNILYRRPMEKSKYQETIKACALDKDIDSFQHGDLTEIGQRGINLSGGQKQRIQLARAVYSDADIYLLDDPFSAVDATTAAILFHDCVKVALAKKTVILVTHQVEFLSEVDNILVMEGGRITQSGSYEGLLTKGTAFEQLVNAHRDAVTTLDSPNYQTQEESEKEDMIQPEESQRTNLTGETEGDTSMAGIPGVQLTEEEEKEIGDVSWKSCWDYIFVSKGTLLLFSGILSQFCFSIFLAASTYWLALGIKIPNITSATLIGVYTAISSLCAVFVFLRSYSAAHMGLKASRAFFEGFTDAIFKAPMLFFDSTPVGRILTRASSDLSTLDFEIPFSIMFTVSAVIQLLTTIAVLASVIWEVLIVAILATVAAQYIQRYCQASARELTRINGTTKAPVMNYAAETSLGVVTIRAFKMVNRFFDDYLKLVDTDARLFFHSNATREWLILRTEALQNLTLYATGFLLVLLPKGYISSGLVGLSLSYALTLTTTQIYLTQWYCNLANNIISVERIKQFMQISPEPPAIVEDKRPPFSWPQKGRIELHCLEIKYRPNSPLVLKGITCTFQEGTRIGVVGRTGSGKSTLISALFRLVEPSSGKIIIDGLDICSVGLKDLRMKLSIIPQETTLFRGTIRTNLDPLGLYSDNEIWTALEKCQLKATVSSLPNLLDSSVSDEGENWSAGQRQLFCLGRVLLKRNRILVLDEATASIDSATDATLQRIIRQEFAECTVIIVAHRVPTVIDSDKVMVLSDGKLVEYEEPSKLLDTNSYFSKLVAEYWSSSKTN; this is encoded by the exons ATGTGTACTCTTAGAAATCCCAGTAACTCTGTCGATAAACGAGGCATGGATAGCAGTCTATCTGAGCCTTTGTTGGCCCAAAATTCAGCTGGGAAAACCCAACAAACAGAACTAGGCCATGCGAGTTTCCTTAGCAAACTGATATTTTCTTGGATTAATCCTTTACTGAAATTGGGTTTCTCAAAAACTTTAGCTCTCGAAGACATCCCTTCTCTGGTTTCTGAAGATAAAGCCAATGTAGCATACCAAAAGTTTGCTAATGCATTTGAATCACTGTCAAGAGAGAAGAGCTCAAGCACTATGAAGAACCTGGTTCTCAGAGCCATAGCAAAAGTTTacatgaaagaaaatatatg TTACTCAAACAGTGAGACGGAAAGCCTCTCTGAAGGCCTCATGTTAGTAGGGTGTCTAATTATCGCCAAAGTTGTTGAATCTCTGAGCGAGAGATGCTGGTTCTTTGAGTCGAGAAGGTGTGGAATGAGAATAAGGTCAGCCTTAATGGTGGCAGTTTATCGAAAGCAGCTGAAGCTTTCTAGTTTGGGAAGGACAAGGCACTCAGCTGGAGAGATTGTGAACTACATAGCGGTGGATGCTTATCGAATGGGTGAGTTCCTCTGGTGGTTCCATTCAATGTGGAGCCTTTCATTGCAACTATTGCTTTGCATTGTTGTTCTTTATGTGGTGGTAGGTGTTGGTGCTCTGCCTGGCTTAATTCCTCTAATTATTTGTGGTCTCCTCAATGTGCCATTTGCAAAGGTACTACAGAAGCGTCAGTCCCAAATCATGGTAGCTCAAGATGAGAGGCTTAGAGCCACTTCTGAGATCCTAAATAGTATAAAAATCATTAAGTTGCAATCATGGGAAGAGAAGTTCAAGAACTCGATTGATTCCCTTCGCGAAAGAGAGTTCAAACCATTGGCTGAGGCACAAGTACACAAGGCTTATGGAACTGTTTTGTTCTGGATGGCACCAACTATCATTTCTTCAGTTGTTTTTGTAGGATGCATTGTTTTCCAGAGTGCTCCTCTAAATGCAATTACCATATTTACGGTTCTAGCAGCCTTGAAGAGCATGGGAGACCCTGTCCGAGTTATACCAGAAGCTCTTTCAGTAATGATCCAAGTCAAGGTCTCATTTGATCGGCTTAATGCTTTTTTGATTGATGAAGAGATAATGGATAATGAAATAAGAGAACTCACATCACAGAATTCAGATGACATCTTAAAAGTAGAAAAAGGTATGTTCAGCTGGAATCCTGAATCAAGAATCCCAAATCTGACAGATGTGAATTTAGAAGTACAATGGGAGCAAAAAGTTGCAGTTTGTGGATCAGTTGGTGCTGGAAAATCATCTCTTTTGCTTGCTATTCTTGGAGAAATTCCCAAAGTCTCTGGAAAT GTTGATGTATTTGGAACCATTGCCTATGTTTCTCAGACATCTTGGATACAAAGTGGGACAGTTCGCGATAACATACTTTATAGGAGGCCAATGGAGAAGTCTAAATATCAGGAGACCATAAAAGCTTGTGCTTTGGATAAAGATATTGATAGCTTTCAGCACGGGGATCTTACTGAAATAGGGCAGAGGGGCATTAACTTGAGCGGAGGACAGAAGCAAAGGATTCAGCTAGCAAGAGCTGTCTATAGTGATGCTGATATCTATCTACTTGATGATCCCTTTAGTGCAGTTGATGCAACTACAGCTGCAATTTTATTTCAt GATTGTGTCAAGGTTGCTTTAGCAAAGAAAACTGTGATTCTGGTGACTCATCAAGTTGAATTTCTCTCAGAAGTTGATAACATCTTG GTAATGGAGGGCGGAAGAATTACTCAATCCGGAAGCTATGAGGGTCTCTTGACAAAAGGAACTGCATTTGAGCAGCTTGTGAATGCTCATAGAGATGCAGTAACAACATTGGACAGCCCAAACTACCAAACCCAAGAAGAATCTGAGAAGGAAGATATGATCCAGCCAGAAGAGTCTCAAAGGACTAATCTCACTGGTGAAACTGAAGGGGATACTTCCATGGCGGGCATTCCTGGGGTTCAGctaacagaagaagaagagaaagagattgGTGATGTTAGCTGGAAGTCCTGTTGGGATTATATTTTTGTTTCCAAGGGAACACTTCTTCTATTCTCAGGGATATTATCAcagttttgtttttctatttttctggCTGCTTCAACTTATTGGCTAGCTCTAGGCATTAAGATTCCTAATATAACCAGTGCTACACTGATTGGAGTTTACACTGCAATTTCTTCACTCTGTGCTGTCTTTGTATTTCTAAGGTCATATTCTGCAGCCCATATGGGATTAAAAGCTTCTAGAGCCTTTTTTGAAGGTTTCACCGATGCTATATTTAAAGCTCCCATGTTGTTCTTTGACTCAACCCCTGTTGGGAGGATTTTAACACGA GCTTCATCAGATTTAAGTACTCTAGATTTTGAGATACCCTTCTCCATTATGTTTACTGTTTCGGCTGTTATTCAACTGCTGACAACTATTGCAGTTCTGGCTTCCGTGATATGGGAAGTTCTCATTGTAGCTATTCTCGCTACTGTTGCTGCACAATACATTCAG AGATATTGTCAAGCCTCTGCAAGGGAACTAACAAGAATCAATGGAACAACCAAAGCTCCTGTTATGAATTATGCAGCTGAAACATCACTCGGAGTGGTCACTATAAGGGCTTTTAAAATGGTCAACAGGTTCTTCGACGACTACCTAAAGCTAGTTGACACTGATGCCAGACTGTTCTTTCATTCTAATGCAACCAGGGAGTGGTTAATATTAAGGACAGAAGCACTTCAGAATTTGACCCTTTACGCCACTGGTTTTCTCCTTGTTTTACTTCCTAAGGGATACATTTCTTCAG GGCTTGTGGGGCTCTCTCTTTCTTACGCCTTAACACTCACAACAACACAAATTTATCTGACTCAATGGTATTGCAACttagcaaacaacataatatCAGTTGAAAGGATAAAACAATTCATGCAGATTTCACCAGAGCCACCTGCAATTGTGGAGGACAAGAGGCCACCATTTTCATGGCCTCAAAAGGGTAGAATAGAGCTGCATTGTCTGGAG ATAAAATATCGTCCGAATTCTCCACTAGTTCTCAAGGGGATCACTTGCACATTTCAAGAAGGGACTAGAATAGGAGTTGTTGGAAGGACAGGAAGTGGAAAAAGTACACTCATAAGTGCTTTGTTTCGTTTAGTAGAGCCGAGCAGTGGAAAAATTATTATAGATGGACTTGATATCTGTTCTGTTGGTCTAAAAGATTTGAGAATGAAGCTCAGCATCATCCCTCAAGAAACAACTCTTTTTAGGGGCACCATCCGAACCAACTTGGATCCTCTAGGCCTTTACTCGGACAATGAAATATGGACG GCTTTAGAAAAGTGTCAGCTCAAGGCAACAGTCAGCAGCCTGCCTAATCTGTTAGACTCATCTG TGAGTGATGAAGGGGAAAATTGGAGCGCTGGGCAGCGCCAGTTGTTTTGCCTTGGAAGAGTGCTTCTCAAGAGGAACAGAATTCTAGTTCTAGATGAGGCTACTGCTTCCATCGACTCTGCAACAGATGCCACTCTACAAAGAATCATCAGGCAGGAATTTGCAGAATGCACTGTGATAATTGTAGCTCATAGAGTCCCAACAGTCATAGACAGTGACAAAGTTATGGTCCTCTCTGATG GGAAGCTGGTGGAGTATGAAGAACCTTCAAAGCTATTGGATACCAACTCCTacttctccaagcttgtagCTGAATATTGGTCCAGTAGCAAGACAAACTGA